CTTGGACGTGATGTTTATTGGCCAAACGAAGCGGGTAAATTTTAGATCCATAGATAATCAAGTAAACAACTCTCTGTGTCACCATGAGGTAGACAAAGTAGTCAAAATAGAGCAGTAACTTCATCAGCAGCAAAATAaactgatcttttttttttgtgaacgCACAAGAGCCTTGTACGCTAATATATTAGAAagagcaattctacggtccttgaggaggtaccacgaggtaccaaaattttagtacctCATGATACCTCGTAGTACATAGGtaccaagaggtaccaaatttataatagaaaaaatagtacctcatggtacctcctcaaggaaaaAGTTTGTACAACCGTGACCTACCGTAGCGGTCATGGGGAGTTTAAACGGGGAGAAAAGGGGATCAATGACCAGTTAAGCTAGGCAAAACCAGCCCCGAACAAGCAAAAAGGCAGGAAAAAGGACTATGGACAAGAAGAACTCCAAGAGGACTCGGCTTCGCTTCCACCCAGATCCTTTATTCTTGCACGATGCGATCAACCACTCTATCCACCTGGGAGATGAACCCATCGAAGACACGAGCATTCCTTTCCAACATGATATTCTAGGTAACAAAGAGGATGAAGGAGTCGAATCCTCTCCTAAGGTGATCAGGCAGCTACCGGTGAGTGCACTCCCACCAGAGTACCGGACTTGGGGGGTGGACTGTCGACTGGGCGAAGATAAGGGCAGTCCGACCTTGGCCAGTAACTTGTGCAAAACTTACTTTGTAAAGACGCACTCCAACAGGATATGATTGGTTGTTTTCTGCTCCTGTGCACACATAGGGCACATGGAGTGACTATCCATCCCGTGACGGCACATTTGATCGGTGATCCAATATCGTCACCGAAGTGCAAACTAAAGGAAAAGCTTGCACTTCATAGGACCAACACTATGCCATAGGAAGTCATCACATGTTAACACGATAACATCGATGCTTTTTTGTTTCATCTAATTCAATTGTCGTATAAGGCACCATTTTCTTTCTCGTTTGATCCTGTCATCTTTAAAAAAGACTAGCATCCGTAAATTCAAATCTAAGTGATGACTTCTAGGTCCATATCATCTCACTCCTTCTAAGTTGCAATACACATCTGCATCGTCAGTCATTTTAGGCCCCCTTTATCAATGCAGATTTTAATCAGATGTTTTTCATTTTATTGTTAGGACTTAGGAGGATGCTGTACTGAAGCAAGATTCTAgtaatcaaaattttcaaggTGTGTTGAATTTACACGTTGGCATTTCACCACCGCTTCACCTGATAACAAGTTCTCCTGAAAAGAAAGAATAGATGGAGATCAGCTTTGACATTCTCAGGGGTATCAGAAATTACATGCACTAGTACAACTGACAGATCAAATAATTTTCTTGAGCAAAGTTGTGCACCGATCCCTAACTAAAAACAAAGTCAAACCATAATAAAATCTTctaaccatattttttttagtgttaTGGGGAATCTACCGGGTCCACACATCCCTTCAGAAGAAATACAGGTGTTTGATGAGCATTGGACTACTCTTGTCTTTGGAATCTCCCTGATCAGAAACAAGAACGAGAAATCAAGGTCGAAGCTGTcatcctgaattcctgatcCTACCCAAAAACAGACACGGACACTGTCAATTGTGAAACTGTCAATCGTAACGTCAATCGATCAAAACTGTATGCACGCACACATATAATCGTTATCTGTATATACAGTATACATGTAGCTGAACTCTGTATGCTCAAGTTGGTCAGGGTTTTACAGGAGTCTGACAAAAGAGGTGATAAAAAATGGGATTCGTCAATTCGATCAACGACAATACTTATGCAGTTGCAGATTTGGACATGCTGGTGTGCCAACGTGGAAAGATTAAGAAAGAATCTTATCTGGATaggtatgtacatacatatactGATATACATATACCTGGCTTTAATTTTCTGGTCTTTTGCTGCGCGCCGGTTGGTGCTTCGTGGGTGGAGGGGGATGGAATTCGCAAGCTCGTCTTCTGAAACCCTGAAGGGGCAGCAGAACATGCTCGCCTCATTGGCTCCTCGAAGGCTCGAACCTTGTTTAATCCCGTGGATTTAGGCCTTGACTCAGCTTCAAAAACGACATGGAAAGCCAAAATGCGTTTGTGTCAATCCCTGGCACTGCATCTTGGGCGTAGTTTAATCCCTGGTTTTATCGAAGATTTGGCAAATTGTGAGTAGTTAATGATGTTCTGTTGGAGGATTACTTCACCTGTCTCCAAGTTGTTCCAATCTGTCGGGATGAATGCACTGTACGCGAGGTTTATCTGAACTAGACGCACGCGGCTCTCCGAGTAATTTTCTTGTGGCTGCAGAAACAAAAAATGCACATCAGTTGTCAATGCCGCATCCGATTagttcgccgcgccgcgcgtgaACAGGAGTGAACTCCGGCCACCCACGCACCGGGGCTCCGCTCCGCCGCATATCCCCCTCTcctaaaccaaaaaaaaaaaacaaattgggCCTAACGACAGTTGCTGCTGATTTCAGATGGGCTATATTACTATAGAATTCTGTATGGCCCAAACGGCCTACGCGAATCGTGATGGGCTAGATACTCCGTGTCCCTGCAGGCCCACGGCCCGAGGACTACCTATGTATTTATTACTGACAaatttcttctaaaaatttCGATAGATGTAACTATAGTATATAGTTATAGTGGAGTTATATTGTAACTTGCATAGGAAACATACTATTTCCGGTAAGCAGACATCGTGGAACTGACTCTCCTCACATGTGTGCACTGTGATTTTTTCCTTTCTCGCGTGCACAAATCTTGAAGCAAATCTAACAGTTTAAAATCATGTGAAGGTGCATACAAGTTATAATGTAACTATAGCAGGATAGTAATTTTACAGTCTTTGAGAGGTACTGGAACTGGGAGGTACCAACATTTTTAGTGAAAActtggtacctcatagtactAGAGATACTAAATTTACATTAGAAAATATGGTACCTTCTTAATAGCCATAAAATCAATCATAGTAGGATTATactttatttaatttatatatgttaattctttaaaaaaaattatctgacaaatatatagcaaaatcgaagcGGATTGCATCCAAGTCCTATTTTTTTCCTCCATTGCATTCTCTCCTTCGCGTAATAGGAAAAATTTTCATAAACGCGCAATTACACATCAATATGGcaataggagaaaaaaaacaataccATTGACAGCGGCTTTATTGACATTCTAGAAGGAATTCTCCTCGCTCATCCCCAGCACCTCGCCGTGCAAGTGGGCACGTCAAACTTACGCACGCGCACGCAGACGCATGCCGCACACAGACACAGGCTGCAGGCTCCAATCCAGCGGCAAGCGAGCGAGCGATCGAGCGCTTTGCATCATCTCATGATCGCATGATCTGCTGATGAGCACATTGATCCGGTACGAGTCCACGTCGTGTATCTCCTGCGATCTCCTCCGGTTACAATCACAACACCAGCCTCTGCGAATGATTGCCATTGCCATTTCCTCAAGTCTTCTTCCTCGCATATCTCCAATTCTCCACGGATGCAACGCGTGGTGTGTCACTGTTCCTTTgcaattgcaatttgcaaagtATCCCAACAACTAGATTCCTACGACGACACAGAACTGGGCCTCACACCATCTCTATCTCCTACTGCTGCTGCAAGGGATGCACACGGCGAATGCATGAGCAGCCAGGTGCATGAATGCATCATCCACACCATCCATGTCAAGTGCGTACACAGTTCATCGCTCCATCTCTCTCTTGTCTGTTATCCAGCTGAACAATTGTAAGTCATGGCCAATTATGTGGTGCGCTTTCTCATGGATCACCAACTTGGGAGTCTTGGACGCAACAAAACCGGGAAGAGAATTAGACCGGAGCTCCTGCTGTGTCCTACTGTCCTTCACTGAAACTGACTAGGTTGAGATACCACGCAACATTTACGTGGAGAAGTCTATGGGATTTCTTGATTTGGTTCTGCCACTCCTAAGTGGGAGGACTATCATCTGCAAGGATGACAATTTGATGTACTAATATTTGCTTCGTTTCCAGCTGTTCCCAGCTCGGTTCTGATAATTAAGTGAGCCAGTACTAATCCATATTGCAGCTAGTCAGTGGCGTGCAGAAAGAATCAAACAACAGATTAAGGTCCATTTTTGTGCCAACAGGTACTGCGATTGTatttctgaatttctatagCAGGCTTGCTCACAGAAAGTTGTTCGTCGCTTCTCTTTCCTTTGAGAAGGACATGACTGGAGTAAGTAATTAGGCAGTTAAGTCGTCAGAATAGTAAGAATACACTGAAAAGACCATGACTAGCTATGATACATCCAGTACTCTCTGTTTTCTTCGGATTCTCCAATTGATGATTTGTAACATTCATCCTACTTTGTTGCTGCTTGGAACGCTCCATGCATGTCAGCACTTGTCACTGCTCTGCATGCCTCCAGGGGCAGAGTAATTCAGttaattttgactttttttccatCAATCATCAAGATGAATATAATGTATATGACTATCACGTGACAGGCTAACAAACGATGTTCAGGGAATATTTTGACTTGAAGAATTACAACCAACGTACTAATATCTTCGTAAACATTGCGGGGACAAGATTCAGAAACAAAGATGAAATGTCTTCTTCGACGGGCCTAGAGCATAGCAGGCTGGTCCACTTATCGGAAGCATGCTCAGTTACTGACAGGCACCTCCTGAGCCTTGCTGATTTCTGTTCCCTAAACCCCTCAAGCACTGCTGTAATATTGCTCGGATGAAACAGTAACAACCTGCTGAATTATCTGAATCATTGACATTGTTCAGTGCTCCATTTGTCTGTTGCAGAACAAAAGCTTCATGGAGCCAAGGTTTTTTGGCCCCAAAGTCTTGAGACAGGCAAAGCATCCGATGAGGCATGCAGTGcatcatttttttacttttctttttgaCTACAAGTATTCAGTAATCAGAGTTTTACAGAACGAAAACGACGTAAGCTGTAGTCAGAGTTTCAGACTATGCAATGGTATTGTCGCAATTTATTTGAACTATGGTGGTATTTGGATACATGTAAGCTTTATAAGCCCAAGAGCTCACGCCGTCTAGCTCCACCGCATTCACCACCCCGATCCATGGCTCCATTGTTTCACATGGAAGCTCTGCTTCCGAGCTCGATCTCTCCCAAGCTCAATTCCATTCTCCACTCCCACATCTACCCGCAGGTCGGCCATGTCTTCCGTGCCCTCGCCAAGTTCAAGTCGCTGCTCCTCGACGTCGTCCGCAAGAAGAGGGCGCcgacgagaggcggcggcggcaagaagtACGCCATCGGCTACCGCTCGAGACCGGAGAAGAGCAAGAAGAGGATCGCCAGCTTCATGAAGCTGCTGCGCTTCaactgggccgccgccgccgccgtcacgccgGCTCGCGCCAAGGATCTCGAGCTGCACTACCACCCGTACTACTACGACTACGACGACTCGACGTGGAACGTGGTGGTTCcggccgacggcgcggcggaggagctgcgcggcggcggcggcgacgacggggaggacTGCGGGTACCTGTgctggctggaggaggagacgtCGGCCGGTGCATTGCCGGCTGccggagaaggagaagacggcggcaacggcaacggcgacggcgacggcaatggTGCGGTGAACGAGATCGACAGGCTCGCGGAGAGGTTCATCGCGAGGTGCCATGCCAAGTTCTTGCTGGAGAAGCAGGAGTCGTACCGGAGGTACCAGGAGATGATGGCCAGGAGCATGTGAGTTCCTTTGTCCATGGAGGATTCACTGCACAGCTTGGTTTTGTGAAATAACTCTCTGTAACTTCTGAATTTGATCGACGACATTATGCAAGTACAAATGCAGTGTTAGCAGTGGGCAAGTTCATGTTGCAGCCTGTGCCCTGAATTGAATTTAGAGGGTTGCTTTTCGATCTGGAAGGCATACTTGCGTTAATGGTGGGGTAATGTAAAACTCGAGTTAGGATAGCCCAAGAATTTCTGTCCCGAAAAGGCAACAATTATCAATCAGATTGTAAGTAGTTTGTTACCATCGCAATTCACAAGCagtgaattgttttttttttcaagaaatcaAGCAGTGAAGTGGCAGACAATGAGAAACTACGCAGTGAGGAAATCTCGAACCAAAATTCGATCTACACTGTCCAATACGAATTGTGGCCCAAAGCCCAAGACGTACACGACATGACGAAGACAAAGCTCTCCTCGAGATCCAATAAATATCTGACTCGGTGGAGGCCCAAAGCCCAACTACCCCATATGAACCAGCCGTTCCCTAcgtctctcctctctctcgtcgTTAACCCTCTCGATTCCGCGGCTGGTCGCTTCCCCTTCCGCTTCCCTCCGCCAACCAcgagctagggtttcgatctCGCCCCCGACCGGCTTCCCctcccttccctcctcctccctccgcgcgAAGGCTCGCCATGGAgggagccggcgccgcccgcaaGAGATCCCGGCCGGACACGGCCAACGGAGGCGCCGCCGGAGGGAAGCGCTCGAGAGGtacccttctctctctatcgCCTCATTATCCCCTTCTGCATTTGCTTGTGCGTACTAGATTTTTCGATGTCTTCTGTGCGCTATGCTGCTGGATCTGCAAGCCTCGACGCTCTCCTGGTAATTTTAGGGTTTGTTCCGCGAGCATCGAGCGAGTGCGCCGGGCTGATGAGCCCCAGTAATAAGATTAGAATAGTCAATCTTGTGCTCGGACTTACTATGATGAACCGTGATCATGAGTATGCACGTGTTTTCGTCAACAAGGACTTCGTAACCTAGCAGTTTGTGCTGATTCGGATGGTTTGATGGGCTATTTGAGTTTAATTTGTGAGTGAAATTCATTCAAAATACAACAGAACGTTTCTGAGGGGAGTTAGGGAAAGTACCCATGTTAAGTGTGTAGGATTACTCAGATGATTACATAGTCCAGGACAGCCAGTTAGATTGGTGTTTCCCTTCAAGAAGCAAAAGAAAACTGCTTAATAATTTGGAAAGGTAGTTTATAGATAGAACAGGTGAGCCCTTACTGCTTAAAATAAAGTACAAGAAATGGTGTATGGTTTGAGCTGTGGGCCTGTCTGTAGTAACTAATGACCATAGTGCTAGCGAGGCCCTATTCATATATAGACAAGAAATATGTAGCACTATTGATCGAAACTATCTGCAAAAGCATAGTACCTTGTGGCTCTTATAATCAGAATGGGGCCTGAGGATGCTCCAAATGAGGTTACAAGAAGAAACACCTGGACAAATGATATTTACCATCTGCGAAGCGGTTGAATGTAAATGTGAATGATTTCTGCAGGATAAATCACTGTGAAATATCATCAATATCATATCAAAATTATTGTTTATTCATCACATTCATTGGACGCAAATTTTATATGTTTACTTCATTAGAAGATTAACAATGCAACTTCTAACAAGTGAGAAGATGtaacaaaattttatgcaaCAGAAACGGAGTCATTTCAAACTGGTCTATCAAGCAAATTGAAGCCTTGCACCAAGTTTTTCAGGTTACAATCTTAACCTATCCAAGATAACATCAGAATAGTAGCTTCTAATATTCACTATTTATTACAGTTACGAATTAATTTACccttgcaagtttttttttattcagaAGCTGTACGTCTAACACTAGACATATTGGTCCCCCCTTTTCTAAGATAGTGTATAGATGCATGGGTGCCTTAAATTCAGTTTTTTGCTGATTGAATCGTATTTTCAGTAGATCTTGCTTGCCTATTAAATGTCCAATGACTTATGGATTATTAGATATAATTTCTAACATGATAAAATGGTTATTATTCTGAGTTATGTTTCTGCATATTGAAAACGGTTATTATTATCATCTGCTCCCAGAACAGCCCCTGGGGAAGTTTGATGTGTAGACCTTGAATGGAATGGAATccttgttttaattaaacatcaACAAGCCTTACAAACGTGATGGCCATTGCCACTGACATGGAGTCTTTTAGGCGATGACTCCCATTTCCAAATGCACTTGTATTTATAAAAATTGCACAGGACAAGCATTGAAATTGATCGTCTTAGTATAAGTTTAAACTAAACTTGTTATGCAGTTATGCTGTTTCCAGGTTTAGCTTATGTATCTATAAGAAAGCTATGCTGCTGCTTATTGGTGAAATACTAAATCTGTGATATAATGGAATGTTGAATTTAAGTTACAGATTCTAACCAACCTACTGTCCTATGCTTCCACATGCACTATTTTGTGTCTCAATACAGTTCcacgattgattgattgatttggtTCTCTCtgatttttattttactttttaggAAGTTTGTTGGCACTAGTCAATGTCTGACTTTCTATGTAATTATGTATCTCAAGATGCTTTGTGTTTATGCAACTTGGACTGAAGCTACACTGTAATTTTGTCTTTTGGAATGTAGAAGATTAACATGTTATGTTTTGATTTATGCAGCACTATCGGATGCCCTTTTGGCGAGGGTTGTCATTTCTCGCACTTTGTCCCTGGTGGGTATCAAGCAGTAGCAAAAACACTCAATCTAGGCAACCCAGCTGTGCCTGCACCGGCAAGAGCTCCTATGGATCATGCTGCTGGTGGTAATTCTCATCCAGCTTCTTCTGGCAAGACACGCATGTGCACCAAGTATAACACTGCAGAAGGCTGCAAATTTGGTGACAAGTGCCATTTCGCCCATGGTGAGAGGGAACTTGGCAAGCCAGCTTACATGTCCCATGAGAGTGCCATGGCTCCTCCTATGGGTGGTCGATATGGAGGCCGACCTGAACCACCTCCACCAGCCGCTATGGGTCCTCCAGCAGGAAACTTTGGTGCATCTGCTACTGCCAAGATCAGCGTTGATGCCTCGCTTGCTGGTGGCATAATTGGGAAGGGTGGAGTCAACACGAAGCAGATATGCCGAGTAACTGGGGTCAAGCTCTCAATACGTGACCATGAATCAGATTCAAACCTGAAGAACATTGAGCTCGAAGGCAATTTCGACCAGATAAAGCAGGCAAGCAACATGGTGGGTGAGCTCATTGCAACAATCAGCCCGAGCACACCAGCCAAGAAACCCGCTGGttcagcagcaggagcagcaccAGCAGGCCGAGGCGGCCCCGGGGGCAGGAGCAACTACAAGACCAAGCTGTGCGAGAACTTCGTGAAGGGAACCTGCACGTTCGGCGACCGATGCCACTTCGCTCATGGCGAGAACGAGCAGCGGAAGGGCGCTGCTTGAGAGCCGAAACGCATCTTGGGCGCGGCGCACTAATTCTCCATTGCCTTTTGTGACTATATATATCTCTGCATCTTTAGGTGATTAGCCTGTTGTATTGCGATTTTCTATATGGATTGTTACGTTTTCGGTTCAGCTTTTGATAGATGTCTAAGAAGCAAATAACTTAGTCTTTCTGGGGTGTATGCCAGTGTAGAGCTCCCTCTTTCAGTATCTTCACCCTCACTTTATTCATCTATAGTAGTTTCATCAGTTGAGGACAGTGGAGTTCATTTTGCCCAAAACTGAGACCCTTGAACAACTTGTTGGATGATGCTACGCTTCTCTGAACCTGTGCCAAAAGATAAACTAGCATGATTGAATATGCGTACTAGTATGACTTGGAAGTAGCCAAAAAAATATTCAGGAATCCTGCGAGTTTGAGGAAATCGGGAATAAAATGTCAGCCCCATATTTGATTTTTCCGCTATTTTCTCCCACGGTTTCCACGTCGCGTGTGCATCTGCAACTCATCTCGGCACCACCACGCCGCTCTTCTCACTCAGGTCccgcatggccgccgccgccgccgcggcgctcatcaccgccgcctccactccTTTCCCGCTGGTCTCCTTCCGCAGCCGGCGGGATGGCCACCTGAGCctttcgcctcctcgccgccccggCGCCGGGCGCTGCAGGGCCTCGGCGCCGACGTTCCAGGGGGGACCCGCCGCCAGCTACGCCCGCGAGATGGAGCGCCTCTCCGCCAAGGagtccctcctcctcgccgtgagCTCCTCTCTACCCTCGTCTTCTACTTGGGAATCCGCTAGTTCTGACCTACCCTTGCTCGTACTACCTGGTACACGCAGGAGTATCAATTCCATTTTCCTAGCAAGTGCCATTTCAACTAGCAACATGATTGATTAGTGTGTACACGGAACAAGTATTGATCCATGCATTTACTTATCTCATTCCACTGCCGTGTCTAATTGGAGATGTTTGTAATTCCACAACTTGCTAATTTGCCATCATGCCTTCAGCGTTCAAGCGTCTTTGGAGAAGTGCCAACAAGAAAATAGCGTATAAGTACCAACAAGTacttatgaaaaaataaaaaaaaacacttactAATGAAAACCTCGATTCCACAGACCCACCAATGAGTATATGTATTGAATTGTGCATTCTCAACATTCTAAAGATGAATTGTGCATTCTCGAGTTATCTAAGAAGAGCTGTGCATTCCCATCTTTTCAGAAGAGTTGTGCAATATCAGTTTGTATCAATATTATAGCCAATTGTGAGCTTCATGTTAATTTCTCAACTAGGATATGTAAAATTGCAAATTTCAGTTCAGAGATGCTGGAGGGTTTGAATCCTTGGTTAGTGGAAAGACTACAGGGATGCAGAAGATTGATGTCAATGAGCGGATTGTTGGGCTCGAGCGTCTAAACCCCACTCCACGGCCCACAACGTAAGTGTCCAGCTCAGAAAATTTATCATGTTCTGCAGATCATTTGTAGTTTGATGACCATGCTTTTGGTTGCATGTCTCCAGGAGAACTTCCATAATTTGTCTGTTTCACTTCACAGATCTCCCTTTCTGGAAGGTCGATGGAACTTTGAATGGTTTGGTGACAGCAGTCCTGGAGCACTTGCAGCCCGTCTTCTGTTTGAGTATGTCCTATTGCTGGATGCAATTGATATTTGCAAATTGAAATTTACATAATGTTCTGAAATTAAGTTGCCAGTTACTTATTTTTCTGATTATGAGTTATGTATTATGTATAAAATTGTCTTATGTTATGATGATCAAAATGCATAATTCCATGATGATCTTCCTCTTAATAACATAAAAATCTAACTACATAACAAATATCATCTATCTGTAGGAGGTCACCTACAACTGTTGCACACTTTACAGGACTTGATGTCCTGATCAAGGATGGATACTCCAAAATTTCTTCCAACGTGAAGTTCTTAAATACGGTAATTTCAAAAGATGAAGCAGTTTAAATTTAACAATTACACATTTTACAGGACTTACCATAATTTATCAACATGCAGGATTGATATTTTGCACAGACTCTTCTTGTTGCATTTATTTGTAGTAGATTACATGGAATATCTTCAATAATCTTGCAAGATTAATTGATATATGTTAACTGGGATTTGTATGTTTCTGTTTTTGGCAAACTCTTTTGTCACACTCATGTTGTCACAATTAACTAGCAGCCTTTGATGTATGCAGGTGCAAAGCAAGTTCCTGCTGACTACTCAGTTGTCTGTGGAGGGTCCTATTAGGATGAAAGAGGAATATGTCGAGGGCCTAATAGAGATCCCTAGGATCAGAGAAGAAACACTGCCTGATCAACTAAAGGGTTTCTTTGGACAAACTGCAGGTGCTCTGCAACAACTCCCTGCCCCCATAAGGGACGCTGTTTCAGAGGGGATTAAATTGCCACTTAGTAAGGAGTACACTTCTCATTTCCATCTGCAGTATTTCGCTTATGCTAAAAGAGTTATAACTTTACCTttagtttatatttttttctcatttaagTTTGACACAGCTTGCCATATTTTCTTAGCTGAAGCTCGGTATAAACAACGGTTTGATATTTTTTGTTCTGGTCATGCTGGCATTGGTCAACGTGATAACTGCGGAAAACACTTGGATTAGTTACTTAGAGTTGATGCCTTG
This window of the Oryza sativa Japonica Group chromosome 4, ASM3414082v1 genome carries:
- the LOC9269403 gene encoding uncharacterized protein, with translation MAPLFHMEALLPSSISPKLNSILHSHIYPQVGHVFRALAKFKSLLLDVVRKKRAPTRGGGGKKYAIGYRSRPEKSKKRIASFMKLLRFNWAAAAAVTPARAKDLELHYHPYYYDYDDSTWNVVVPADGAAEELRGGGGDDGEDCGYLCWLEEETSAGALPAAGEGEDGGNGNGDGDGNGAVNEIDRLAERFIARCHAKFLLEKQESYRRYQEMMARSM
- the LOC4337320 gene encoding probable plastid-lipid-associated protein 13, chloroplastic; the encoded protein is MAAAAAAALITAASTPFPLVSFRSRRDGHLSLSPPRRPGAGRCRASAPTFQGGPAASYAREMERLSAKESLLLAFRDAGGFESLVSGKTTGMQKIDVNERIVGLERLNPTPRPTTSPFLEGRWNFEWFGDSSPGALAARLLFERSPTTVAHFTGLDVLIKDGYSKISSNVKFLNTVQSKFLLTTQLSVEGPIRMKEEYVEGLIEIPRIREETLPDQLKGFFGQTAGALQQLPAPIRDAVSEGIKLPLNGMFQRLFMISYLDEEILIIRDASGAPDVLTRLEGPQPNSIDGTSDAVLSEYES
- the LOC4337319 gene encoding zinc finger CCCH domain-containing protein 31; the protein is MEGAGAARKRSRPDTANGGAAGGKRSRETESFQTGLSSKLKPCTKFFSTIGCPFGEGCHFSHFVPGGYQAVAKTLNLGNPAVPAPARAPMDHAAGGNSHPASSGKTRMCTKYNTAEGCKFGDKCHFAHGERELGKPAYMSHESAMAPPMGGRYGGRPEPPPPAAMGPPAGNFGASATAKISVDASLAGGIIGKGGVNTKQICRVTGVKLSIRDHESDSNLKNIELEGNFDQIKQASNMVGELIATISPSTPAKKPAGSAAGAAPAGRGGPGGRSNYKTKLCENFVKGTCTFGDRCHFAHGENEQRKGAA